The stretch of DNA CAGATTATTTGTTTGAGGAGTTTGTTAAGTTGATGAGAAATTAAGTATTACTTAAGTATTAGATTAAGGGTGCATTCTGAGAGAATGCACCTGATTGAATTTTAATTCTTCTGCTGCTTATTGTTTCAGATTCAAGTAGTTGTAATTATTATTTTTTAAATTAATAAAAGTTTTTTTTAAGTGAATTTACTGAATAAAAATTTAACTTAAATATTTAAAATTTAAACTTTTCCAACAGTTAAAATCTTACTAATAACTACATAGAAACACTTTTAACTAAAGAATCAGTGATTTACGTTGTTGGCATTCTCAACTTCTAGGTTGATAATTATCTAAAAGGCTAATTTTTAAATTTATCATAAAGTCGATTTGTCATGGCTTCACTAAATCTTTAGTTTTTTATTGTCTTAAAATTATGAATATGGGCTCTGCCAAAATTCTTGTTGTAGACGACGATCCTGCAATCCGTAACTTAATCATACGTTTTCTTACTCAGAAAAACTATCAGGTTGAATCTGCCGACGATGGACAATCAGCATTGAAAATGTTTGAGCAGTTTAATCCAGATTTAGTTATTTTGGATGTTAACTTACCTGATGCTTTGGGCTACAATCTTTGTGAAGATATGCAGGGAAGAACAGATGTTTTTATTCTGATGCTCACTAGTCGTGCTGATGCTTCGGATAAAAAAGAAGGTTTTCTTAAAGGTGCAGATGATTATTTAACTAAACCTTTTGACCTACAAGAGTTGGAATATCGAGTTAAAGCAATTCTTAAACGTCAGCGTACTGTTACAACCTCAGAGAAACAACCAATAGTTTATAATAATCTTTTGATCGATCCTGTGCGTCGAGAAGTAAAAATCAATGACAGTTTAATTCTTTTAACGGCATTAGAATTTGATTTACTTCATTTTTTAGCTAGTCGTCCTGGTCGTGTATGGCGAAGAGAAGAACTAATTCAAAATGTTTGGGATTATGAATATGTTGGAGATCAACGAGTCGTTGATGTTCATATTGGTCAAATTCGCAAAAAAATCGAATTAGATCTTTCAGAACCTTGTTTTATTCAAACAGTAAGAGGAGTTGGCTATAAATTTGAAGTAGGGGCATAATTTGCCTAGTTAAAAGTTTAATTATTTCGCTAAACTTAGTTGGCTTTAGGATGCTTGTTTTGAAGTTTTACGTAGAAAAATTTAGCTTCTAAAACCTAAGAGTTTGAATACAGTTATTAATTAAAAAAAGTTAAAAACTCGGCGATCGCTTGATAATTTTGCCAAGCCGAGGTGTATTGTTATTTCTACTTGAATCAATTTAATTTAAAGGTAAGATTACCTTACTAATTTCAACCAATACTTTTTTAGAAATTTATTTTATTCGGATTCACTAGAAGATTTTTCAACTTCTCGTTCTACTGCCATTTCCGTTTTGCTACTACCCTCTAATTTTGCACTCATTTTAACGGAATCTTCTATTTGTTGAGCTTCTCGCTTAAATTCATTTTCAAATTC from Stanieria cyanosphaera PCC 7437 encodes:
- a CDS encoding response regulator transcription factor codes for the protein MNMGSAKILVVDDDPAIRNLIIRFLTQKNYQVESADDGQSALKMFEQFNPDLVILDVNLPDALGYNLCEDMQGRTDVFILMLTSRADASDKKEGFLKGADDYLTKPFDLQELEYRVKAILKRQRTVTTSEKQPIVYNNLLIDPVRREVKINDSLILLTALEFDLLHFLASRPGRVWRREELIQNVWDYEYVGDQRVVDVHIGQIRKKIELDLSEPCFIQTVRGVGYKFEVGA
- a CDS encoding TatA/E family twin arginine-targeting protein translocase, coding for MNIFGIGLPEMALILVVALLVFGPKKLPEIGRSLGKAIRGFQDASKEFENEFKREAQQIEDSVKMSAKLEGSSKTEMAVEREVEKSSSESE